The Candidatus Methylomirabilota bacterium nucleotide sequence ATCTGGTAATACAACAGCCGTCCGATGTCGCGCCCCGCGACCATGCGGGCGATCTTTTGCTGAATAAGTTGGTGCCTTCCGATAGGTTGCCCGAAACTTTGCCGTTGCTCGGCGTACGCGACGCTGGCCTCGAGACAGGCCTCTATCAGACCGACCGCGCCGGCTGCTACGGTATAGCGGCCGTTGTCCAGGGCGCTCAGGGCGATTTTGAGTCCTTCGCCTTCGTCGCCGATCCGATTCTCAACAGGCACGCGCACCTCTTGCAATACGATGCTGCCGGTGTTGCCGATCCGCCCGCCCAACTTGTGGTGGATACTGGAACTGCTCACGCCGTCAAAACCGCGCTCGACGATGAACGCCGAGATGCCGCGCGCTCCGGCTGAACGGTCAGTATACGCAAAGACCAGGAAATGATCGGCGACGTCGGCCAGGCTGATCCAGGTCTTCTCACCGTTCAGGATGTAGCGTGTGCCGTCGCGCCGGGCGGTCGCGCGGATGCCTGCCACATCGCTTCCGGCGTCCGGCTCGGTCAACGCGAACGCCGCCAGCTTCTCGCCACGCGCCTGCGGGATGAGATAGCGCTGTTTTTGTTCCTCATCGCCCCATTGACACAGGGCCAGCGAGTTAAGCGCCAGGTGTACTGCAATCAGGACGCGAAACGCGGTATCGGCGCGCTCCAGCTCTTCACTGACGATGCCAAGGCTCAGGTAATCCAAGCCTAACCCGCCATAGCGGCGGGGGATGCACAGACCCAGCAAGCCCTGGGCGGCTATCTTAGGGACAATGTCGGCGGGGATCCGCTCGGCTCGCTCCCAGTCGCGCAGGTGCGGCAGGATCTCGCGGCGGCAGAACTCGCGCGTCGCGTCGCGGACGGCCTCGTGGTCTGGAGTCAGTGCGAAGTCCATACTGCAGCCCATCCCCCGTTGTTCGGTCCTGCCTTCTTCGGGCAGCTCTTTATAGAGCGCACGTGCGAAACCCTGCAAATACATCCCGCCGATCCGGTAGAAAAAAATTGCGAAAGGTATTGCGGACCAGGCGGGAGCGCGTAGCCCACGCTCCTCCTTTCAGGACCTTGCGATAGCCGAACCAGGGCGCTGAATATTCCCTATATGGGGAATCGACCGTAAATCCAGGGAAGGGATAGAAGGGGGAGGCGGTCCACTCCCAGATATTGCCGATCATCTGGCGGCATCCAAAGGCGCTATCGCCCGCGGAAAACGCCCCTACGTCCACGCAGCCCAACATCCGTGAATCCAGATTGGCGTGCTCAGGTGTCGGGGGCTCATTGCCCCAGGGGTACCGTCGCTTGCGACCGGTGA carries:
- a CDS encoding acyl-CoA dehydrogenase family protein, which encodes MDFALTPDHEAVRDATREFCRREILPHLRDWERAERIPADIVPKIAAQGLLGLCIPRRYGGLGLDYLSLGIVSEELERADTAFRVLIAVHLALNSLALCQWGDEEQKQRYLIPQARGEKLAAFALTEPDAGSDVAGIRATARRDGTRYILNGEKTWISLADVADHFLVFAYTDRSAGARGISAFIVERGFDGVSSSSIHHKLGGRIGNTGSIVLQEVRVPVENRIGDEGEGLKIALSALDNGRYTVAAGAVGLIEACLEASVAYAEQRQSFGQPIGRHQLIQQKIARMVAGRDIGRLLYYQIGWLKNRGMRCTREVSLAKWINCDNAFRAADDAVQIHGAYGYSDEFPVERYFRNARGSLIYEGTQEIHRLIQAEYALGYRTDKPLSRLLPPYPFAEDA